Proteins found in one Miscanthus floridulus cultivar M001 chromosome 4, ASM1932011v1, whole genome shotgun sequence genomic segment:
- the LOC136551452 gene encoding protein MODIFYING WALL LIGNIN-1-like — protein sequence MASIIVQAVVILLDVIAFGLGVAAEQRRSRATVTPDSAKEYDYCVYDSDIATGYGVGALLLLAAAQVVLMVASRCFCCGRGLKPGGSRACALILFLFTWVTFLIAEACLLAGSVRNAYHTRYRGVFYGESLSCETVRKGVFAAGAAFTFFTAILGEVYYLSYSKSRDAAGGAPYGGSSIGMGPYN from the exons ATGGCGTCCATCATCGTGCAGGCGGTGGTGATCCTCCTGGACGTCATCGCCTTCGGCCTGGGAGTGGCCGCCGAGCAGCGCCGGAGCCGGGCCACCGTCACCCCGGACTCCGCCAAGGAGTACGACTACTGCGTCTACGACTCCGACATCGCCACGGGCTACGGCGTCGGCGCgctgctcctcctcgccgccgcgcAGGTCGTGCTCATGGTCGCCAGCCGCTGCTTCTGCTGCGGCCGCGGGCTCAAGCCGGGAGGCTCCCGCGCCTGCGcgctcatcctcttcctcttcacaTG GGTGACCTTCCTCATCGCGGAGGCGTGCCTGCTGGCAGGATCAGTACGCAATGCGTACCACACCCGGTACAGGGGCGTATTCTATGGCGAGTCCCTCTCATGTGAGACGGTGCGAAAGGGCGTCTTCGCTGCTGGTGCGGCCTTCACCTTCTTCACGGCCATCTTGGGCGAGGTGTACTACCTCAGCTACTCGAAGTCCCGAGATGCCGCTGGTGGTGCCCCCTACGGCGGCTCCAGCATTGGCATGGGCCCATACAACTAA